The Brasilonema sennae CENA114 genome includes a region encoding these proteins:
- a CDS encoding cobalamin biosynthesis protein codes for MIERAIGEVFRENQLAENAIAGFATINSKSEELGLLELCQHQNLFLKTFPPDVLSQVCVPKPSQVVGKKVGTCSVAEAAALCAASNFTFVESSQIMVISVGLGVKLVVPKQIFSLEGLPGMVTIAVAQALS; via the coding sequence TTGATCGAAAGGGCTATTGGGGAAGTTTTTAGAGAAAATCAACTGGCAGAGAATGCAATTGCAGGTTTTGCGACTATTAATAGTAAATCTGAAGAATTGGGTTTACTAGAACTTTGCCAGCACCAAAATTTGTTTTTAAAAACCTTTCCGCCGGATGTTCTGAGTCAAGTCTGTGTCCCTAAGCCATCTCAAGTGGTTGGAAAAAAAGTAGGAACCTGTAGTGTGGCAGAGGCGGCGGCTTTGTGTGCAGCCTCTAACTTCACTTTTGTTGAGTCTTCCCAGATAATGGTGATTTCTGTAGGATTAGGGGTGAAGTTAGTCGTTCCTAAACAAATTTTCAGTTTGGAGGGGCTACCAGGAATGGTAACAATCGCTGTTGCCCAAGCCCTATCTTAG
- the pabB gene encoding aminodeoxychorismate synthase component I yields MKTLIIDNYDSYTFNLYQLIAQVNGEYPTVIYNDQVAWDELKHWEFDNIVISPGPGRPENPKDFGICRQAIQNTPVPLLGVCLGHQGLGYQYGGKVIHAPEVQHGRTSVVYHIGTELFKGIPSPFSVVRYHSLLVSNDLPDCLEKVAWTKDNLVMGLRHRSLPLWGVQFHPESICTQYGQTLLENFKEMTLKFAKDRGKSPRKHYWTVDSETAPMPSSSSGQKQQQEFELCTRKLNLCPDTEQMFVHLFGKAANAFWLDSSRVEPNLSRFSFMGDSSGENSLLIHYRTRSQKLTLTQSDTVSYRTEGIFEYLHQEIERRHCPSDDLPFDFNCGFVGYFGYELKAECGSQLNHPSALPDAMFLLADRMIAIDHQEQTLYLLCLIQQGQTATAEVWFEWIRQQIDQLAPLSPIVPEKKQTPVIFRLSRSHQTYLDDIQTCLQEIQEGETYQVCLTNQIQTDTTPDPLAFYRSLRRINPAPYAAFLRFGDLAIACSSPERFLRIDCQGWVETKPIKGTLRRGKTPKEDFILREQLHNSEKDRAENLMIVDLLRNDLGRVCAVGTVHVPKLMDVETYATVHQLVTTIRGHLRADMSATDCIRNAFPGGSMTGAPKLRTLEIIDRLEQSARGVYSGAVGFLGLNGSADLNIVIRTAVLTPEQTTIGVGGGIVALSDPQMEFQEILLKAKALIHAMMITTHGVFDPDQYYIQGMETAAFDNYKKLRA; encoded by the coding sequence GTGAAAACCCTGATTATTGATAACTATGACTCTTATACCTTTAATCTTTACCAATTAATTGCACAAGTCAATGGAGAATATCCAACTGTAATTTACAATGACCAAGTTGCATGGGATGAACTCAAACACTGGGAATTTGATAACATTGTGATTTCACCAGGTCCTGGTCGTCCAGAGAACCCAAAAGATTTTGGTATCTGTCGTCAAGCTATTCAAAATACACCGGTACCGCTTCTAGGCGTTTGCCTTGGACATCAGGGACTTGGTTATCAGTATGGGGGAAAAGTTATTCATGCGCCTGAAGTTCAGCATGGTAGGACGAGCGTTGTTTATCACATTGGAACTGAGCTGTTTAAGGGAATTCCTTCTCCCTTTTCTGTTGTGCGCTACCATTCCTTGCTGGTTTCAAATGACCTGCCGGACTGTTTAGAAAAAGTGGCGTGGACAAAGGACAACCTTGTGATGGGACTGCGCCATCGATCTTTGCCGCTATGGGGTGTGCAGTTTCATCCAGAGTCAATTTGTACTCAGTATGGACAAACCTTATTAGAGAATTTTAAAGAAATGACTCTAAAATTTGCCAAAGATCGAGGCAAAAGTCCCAGAAAACACTATTGGACAGTAGATAGTGAAACTGCTCCAATGCCTTCAAGTTCTTCGGGCCAAAAACAGCAACAGGAATTTGAACTTTGTACGCGCAAGCTGAATCTGTGCCCCGATACTGAGCAAATGTTTGTACATCTGTTTGGCAAAGCAGCAAATGCATTCTGGCTAGATAGCAGTCGTGTTGAACCGAATCTTTCTCGCTTCTCGTTCATGGGAGATAGCAGTGGCGAAAACAGTCTGCTGATTCACTATCGGACGCGATCGCAAAAACTCACACTTACACAGTCCGATACCGTAAGCTATCGGACAGAGGGGATTTTTGAGTATCTCCACCAGGAAATTGAACGGCGACACTGCCCATCTGATGATTTACCCTTTGATTTCAACTGCGGGTTTGTGGGTTACTTTGGCTATGAATTAAAAGCAGAGTGCGGATCTCAATTAAACCACCCCTCTGCCTTACCCGATGCAATGTTCCTGTTGGCTGATCGGATGATTGCGATCGATCATCAGGAGCAAACCCTTTATTTACTGTGTCTAATTCAGCAGGGACAAACAGCAACAGCAGAAGTGTGGTTTGAATGGATCAGACAACAGATTGACCAGCTTGCTCCCCTGTCGCCAATTGTTCCTGAGAAGAAACAGACCCCTGTTATCTTCCGATTAAGTCGATCGCATCAGACTTACCTTGATGATATTCAAACATGCTTGCAGGAAATTCAGGAAGGAGAAACTTATCAAGTTTGTTTGACAAACCAAATTCAGACAGACACGACTCCCGATCCACTGGCGTTCTATCGTTCATTACGCCGCATCAATCCTGCTCCCTACGCTGCATTTTTGCGGTTTGGCGATCTAGCAATTGCATGCTCGTCTCCAGAGCGATTTCTGCGGATTGATTGCCAAGGTTGGGTAGAAACAAAGCCGATCAAGGGGACGCTGCGACGTGGAAAAACACCCAAAGAAGATTTTATTTTGCGTGAACAATTGCACAACAGCGAAAAAGACCGGGCGGAGAATTTGATGATTGTGGATTTGCTTCGCAATGATCTCGGACGGGTTTGTGCAGTGGGCACTGTGCATGTTCCCAAATTGATGGATGTGGAAACCTATGCCACGGTGCATCAACTGGTGACGACGATTCGCGGTCATTTACGCGCCGATATGAGCGCTACAGACTGCATTCGCAACGCCTTTCCTGGCGGTTCTATGACAGGTGCCCCCAAGCTTAGAACCCTGGAGATTATTGATCGATTAGAACAGTCAGCACGGGGAGTTTACTCAGGGGCGGTCGGCTTTTTGGGATTGAACGGTTCAGCCGATTTGAATATTGTCATTCGTACCGCTGTGCTGACTCCTGAGCAAACCACTATCGGCGTTGGCGGCGGTATTGTGGCGCTTAGCGATCCCCAGATGGAGTTTCAGGAAATACTGCTCAAAGCAAAGGCATTAATTCATGCCATGATGATCACAACACATGGAGTCTTTGATCCTGACCAATATTACATCCAGGGAATGGAAACAGCCGCTTTTGATAACTATAAAAAACTGCGTGCATAG
- a CDS encoding aminotransferase class I/II-fold pyridoxal phosphate-dependent enzyme — MILPVFRLEEYLSQWEFNAPYLLCCSDAESRSLEEILSLADDESKLLWSRLHLGYTEVKGLPILRNEIAKLYQGLDLENIVCYAGAEDGIFCSMQALVKEGDHVIVLTPCYQSLEDLPRHFGARVTAVRLKEENKWQIDIKAIEDALTPSTRLIIINFPHNPTGAVLTDDQASALIDLARKRGIYIFSDEVYRLLGLSSTTWGLPIAVRYERGVSLGVMSKAFGLAGLRIGWIVTQDKDLLHQAEIAKHHTSICNSAPSEVLSLIALRSKDALLSRNIEIVDKNLGLLDDFFHRHGDRFSWVRPQGGCVGFVHYKAHRPIDELVEALVHKQGVLLMPSRIYDFPGNYFRIGFGRKNMPSALVRFEAFLEEWE; from the coding sequence ATGATATTGCCAGTGTTTCGTCTGGAAGAATACTTGTCGCAATGGGAATTCAACGCTCCCTATCTTCTGTGTTGCAGTGATGCCGAATCTCGATCCCTCGAAGAGATTCTTTCGCTGGCTGACGATGAATCGAAGTTGTTATGGAGCAGACTCCACCTTGGTTACACTGAGGTCAAAGGTCTTCCGATTCTCCGTAACGAGATAGCCAAGCTCTATCAAGGTCTTGACTTAGAGAACATAGTGTGTTATGCAGGTGCAGAAGACGGAATATTTTGTAGTATGCAAGCTCTCGTGAAAGAGGGCGACCACGTAATTGTTCTGACTCCTTGCTATCAGTCCCTCGAAGACTTACCTCGTCATTTCGGAGCGCGTGTCACTGCGGTGCGACTCAAGGAAGAGAACAAGTGGCAGATCGACATCAAAGCCATCGAAGATGCTCTCACGCCGAGTACGCGACTCATTATCATAAATTTCCCTCATAATCCGACAGGCGCGGTACTTACGGATGATCAAGCATCGGCACTTATCGATCTCGCCCGAAAACGGGGAATCTACATTTTCTCCGACGAGGTATACCGCCTTCTAGGTCTATCTTCGACAACATGGGGTCTCCCAATTGCGGTTCGCTACGAGCGGGGTGTCAGCCTCGGCGTCATGAGTAAGGCGTTCGGACTTGCTGGTTTAAGAATTGGGTGGATTGTCACACAAGACAAAGACCTCCTCCATCAAGCAGAAATAGCCAAACACCATACGTCAATCTGCAACAGCGCACCGTCGGAAGTACTTTCGCTTATAGCTCTGCGAAGCAAAGACGCTCTTCTGAGTCGCAACATCGAGATAGTGGATAAAAACCTTGGACTCCTTGACGACTTTTTCCACCGACATGGCGATCGCTTCTCATGGGTTCGTCCTCAAGGAGGGTGTGTCGGATTCGTTCACTACAAGGCGCATCGCCCGATTGATGAACTGGTAGAAGCTCTTGTACATAAGCAAGGCGTGCTTCTTATGCCCTCGCGCATTTACGATTTTCCGGGTAACTACTTTCGCATTGGATTTGGACGAAAGAATATGCCTTCGGCGCTGGTGCGGTTTGAAGCATTCCTTGAGGAATGGGAGTAG
- a CDS encoding ankyrin repeat domain-containing protein, with product MTKNNDVLLLSAVKNGDIKQVQALLNDGANVDTGDRDGTTPLMFAAHFGYTEIGRSLLDAGADFDLKRKRYRLTALMLAASANQLDIVKLLISKGADVNATNEDGSTALMVAALKGNADVMRVLLAAGAKVDLKDKDEDTAFQLAIRAGHAEVVKYLLENNADVNSQNEEGETALMIAADLGHLEVVQALLAAGADVQARNLDGGTALSAAAAAGYSAIAAEILARGADVNVQDQDGETALHLAVVEGYTDVVEVLLSKGANVEIKNHLGDTPLLVAALQGHSQIVEKLLRQGANVNEKNLGEQPLMLAAIQGYTEIVKALLDYGADVNIQGDDGKTPLIKAAERNHLGVIQQLLAKGAQVNPTDSAGATALMWAASRGYDEAVQLLLKARADVKIKNEGGYTALMLAEFNQYPSVVRSLLAAGAQE from the coding sequence ATGACTAAAAATAACGATGTCTTGCTGCTATCGGCTGTGAAAAATGGTGATATCAAGCAGGTGCAAGCACTGCTTAATGATGGTGCCAACGTAGATACGGGCGATCGCGATGGCACTACACCCTTGATGTTTGCTGCTCATTTCGGCTACACCGAAATTGGGCGATCGCTTCTTGATGCAGGTGCTGATTTCGACTTGAAAAGAAAGCGCTATAGGTTGACGGCTTTGATGTTAGCGGCGAGTGCTAACCAACTTGACATTGTAAAACTTTTAATTTCCAAAGGTGCGGATGTTAATGCGACCAATGAAGATGGTAGCACTGCTTTAATGGTTGCCGCCTTAAAAGGAAACGCTGATGTGATGCGAGTCTTACTTGCTGCTGGTGCCAAAGTTGATCTTAAAGATAAAGATGAGGACACGGCTTTTCAATTAGCAATACGCGCTGGACATGCTGAAGTTGTCAAATACTTACTAGAAAATAATGCAGATGTCAACTCCCAAAATGAAGAGGGGGAAACGGCATTGATGATTGCGGCAGATTTAGGACATTTGGAAGTTGTGCAAGCGCTGTTAGCAGCAGGGGCTGATGTTCAGGCGAGAAATCTTGATGGTGGTACGGCTTTATCAGCGGCGGCGGCGGCGGGATATAGTGCGATCGCAGCCGAAATACTCGCTCGCGGTGCTGATGTCAACGTCCAAGATCAAGATGGGGAAACAGCCTTGCATCTTGCTGTTGTTGAAGGTTATACCGATGTAGTAGAAGTCTTACTCAGCAAAGGAGCAAACGTAGAAATTAAGAATCATTTAGGAGATACACCCCTACTCGTGGCAGCTTTGCAGGGACACAGCCAAATTGTCGAAAAATTACTGCGTCAGGGAGCAAATGTAAATGAAAAAAACTTGGGTGAGCAACCGTTGATGCTAGCAGCAATCCAAGGATACACTGAAATAGTGAAAGCCTTACTAGATTATGGTGCTGATGTCAATATTCAAGGAGATGATGGAAAAACGCCTTTAATTAAGGCAGCAGAACGTAACCATCTAGGCGTGATACAGCAGCTTCTAGCAAAAGGAGCACAAGTAAATCCAACAGACTCAGCAGGTGCAACAGCACTGATGTGGGCAGCTTCGCGGGGTTATGACGAAGCAGTGCAATTGTTACTCAAAGCCAGGGCAGATGTGAAAATTAAAAACGAAGGTGGTTATACAGCTTTAATGCTTGCAGAGTTTAATCAGTATCCTAGCGTGGTGCGAAGCCTCTTGGCAGCAGGTGCACAGGAATAA
- a CDS encoding DUF4079 domain-containing protein, translating into MELSPSVKFSLNFVHPIIMWVLLLLSLYAGYLGLQVQRTRNAQGEEKKELIKGKYNVKHYQIGSVILALMVTGAVAAMAVTYINNGKLFVGPHLLIGLGMTTLIAISASLSPFMQKGANWARVTHILLNFVIVALFALQALSGMEIVNKLITGA; encoded by the coding sequence ATGGAACTTTCACCATCAGTAAAGTTTTCGTTAAACTTCGTTCACCCAATCATCATGTGGGTGTTATTACTACTTTCCTTGTATGCAGGATATCTGGGATTACAAGTCCAACGGACAAGAAATGCTCAAGGTGAAGAAAAGAAAGAATTAATCAAAGGTAAATACAACGTTAAGCATTACCAAATCGGCTCTGTAATATTAGCCTTGATGGTAACAGGCGCTGTTGCTGCGATGGCTGTCACTTACATCAACAATGGTAAGTTGTTCGTTGGGCCTCACCTACTCATAGGACTTGGCATGACAACTCTAATTGCCATTTCAGCTTCCCTGTCTCCTTTTATGCAAAAAGGCGCAAACTGGGCGCGTGTAACACATATTTTGTTAAATTTTGTAATTGTAGCTCTTTTTGCATTGCAAGCTCTCAGTGGGATGGAAATTGTCAACAAACTTATCACTGGAGCATAG
- a CDS encoding DUF1997 domain-containing protein, producing the protein MVSKHPDYQSFDTTEAILSMTSTQKAGDVTQEAIGTSTRFHGRYKDHMEMYATAGTVAEYLNNHGSWFSRCADPMKVEALGKNGYALVIGRFGSFGYEVEPKIGLELLPPEEGVYRICTIPIPDYQAPGYDVDYRAALQLQENVGSNSSTCLSEMTQVEWELDLSVYIHFPKFIQRLPKSLVLSTGERLLNQVVRQVSRRLTRKVQEDFHQSLGIPFPDGTKKK; encoded by the coding sequence ATGGTTTCAAAGCACCCGGATTATCAATCCTTTGACACAACAGAAGCAATCTTATCTATGACATCGACTCAAAAAGCTGGAGACGTAACTCAAGAAGCAATAGGAACATCAACACGGTTTCACGGTCGTTATAAAGACCATATGGAAATGTATGCCACAGCTGGAACTGTTGCTGAATACCTCAATAATCACGGCTCATGGTTTTCGCGCTGTGCTGATCCCATGAAGGTGGAAGCATTAGGGAAAAATGGCTATGCCTTAGTTATTGGTCGTTTTGGCTCTTTTGGTTACGAAGTAGAACCAAAAATCGGTTTGGAATTATTACCTCCAGAAGAAGGAGTTTATCGGATTTGCACTATTCCCATTCCTGACTACCAAGCCCCTGGGTATGATGTGGATTATCGTGCTGCGCTACAGTTACAAGAAAATGTGGGAAGTAATTCTTCCACCTGCTTAAGTGAAATGACACAAGTTGAGTGGGAATTGGATCTCAGTGTTTATATTCATTTTCCCAAGTTTATTCAGCGACTACCCAAGTCTTTAGTTCTATCTACAGGTGAACGGTTACTTAACCAAGTTGTCCGCCAAGTTTCGCGCCGCCTAACTCGCAAAGTACAGGAAGATTTTCACCAATCCTTGGGCATTCCTTTTCCAGATGGTACCAAGAAAAAATAG
- a CDS encoding NAD(P)H-binding protein, giving the protein MKAFVAGATGETGRRIVQQLIARNIPVRALVRDVEKARSILGAQAELVVGDVLKPESLSAALGDSTVLLCATGAKPSFDPTGPYKVDYEGTKNLVDAAKAKGIEHIVLVSSLAASQFFHPLNLFWLILYWKKQAEEYIQKSSLNYTIVRPGGLKNEDNSNQIVMQSADTLFEGSIPRQKVAQVSVEALFEPAAKNKIVEIVAKENAPAKSFGELFANVA; this is encoded by the coding sequence ATGAAAGCATTTGTAGCAGGGGCAACAGGTGAAACAGGTCGCCGGATAGTACAACAGCTCATAGCGCGGAATATTCCCGTTCGTGCTTTAGTCAGGGATGTAGAAAAAGCAAGGAGTATTCTAGGTGCTCAAGCCGAGTTAGTCGTGGGGGATGTGTTAAAGCCAGAAAGCTTGTCTGCTGCTTTGGGAGATAGCACAGTGCTACTGTGTGCCACTGGCGCAAAACCAAGCTTTGATCCAACAGGACCTTATAAAGTGGATTATGAAGGGACTAAAAATTTGGTAGATGCGGCAAAGGCTAAAGGAATTGAGCATATTGTCTTAGTTTCTTCTTTGGCTGCGTCTCAGTTTTTTCATCCCCTAAACTTGTTCTGGCTAATCTTGTATTGGAAAAAGCAAGCTGAGGAGTACATCCAGAAAAGCAGTCTAAACTATACAATTGTCCGACCGGGTGGTTTAAAGAATGAAGATAATTCCAACCAAATCGTGATGCAAAGCGCTGATACATTGTTCGAGGGTAGCATTCCCCGACAAAAAGTAGCCCAGGTTTCTGTTGAAGCGCTGTTTGAACCCGCAGCAAAAAATAAAATTGTCGAGATTGTTGCCAAAGAAAATGCTCCCGCAAAAAGCTTTGGAGAACTGTTTGCTAATGTCGCTTAA
- a CDS encoding glycoside hydrolase family protein yields the protein MAITANFLRSRTLNKSLERKGGVEQLIAPIAALLGFVCLLQWSIFGDLRSHVDPTFANKQPPLVMKGGDPYIRALMRTISASEASGNRPYSVLYGGQHVNNLSRHPEICVTIVTGVNKGNCSTAAGRYQIINLTWYNIASRYHPSPGRFLFWASYSFEPEYQDVVVYRWLSDSRFWRTDISQQLRQEKLPDVLRRLSPTWTSLGYGIETNSVSKSLPQIYQKMLREELKASGKSVS from the coding sequence ATGGCAATAACAGCTAATTTTTTAAGGAGTCGGACTCTGAACAAAAGCTTAGAACGCAAAGGCGGCGTTGAACAACTCATAGCACCAATAGCCGCACTTCTTGGCTTCGTATGTTTGTTGCAGTGGTCAATATTTGGAGATTTGCGATCGCATGTCGATCCTACCTTTGCCAACAAACAGCCTCCCTTAGTTATGAAAGGGGGCGATCCTTATATCCGTGCTTTGATGAGAACCATCTCAGCAAGTGAAGCAAGTGGCAACCGTCCTTATTCAGTGTTGTATGGTGGACAGCACGTTAACAACCTTAGCCGCCATCCTGAGATATGCGTCACTATTGTTACAGGTGTGAACAAAGGTAATTGTTCTACAGCAGCAGGTAGATATCAAATTATTAATCTCACATGGTATAATATAGCATCACGTTATCACCCAAGCCCAGGACGATTTTTGTTTTGGGCTTCTTATAGTTTTGAACCAGAGTATCAAGACGTAGTTGTCTATCGTTGGTTAAGTGACTCTCGATTTTGGAGAACTGATATTTCTCAACAGCTACGTCAAGAAAAGTTACCAGATGTTTTGCGCCGGTTGTCTCCTACTTGGACAAGTTTGGGATATGGTATAGAAACTAATTCTGTGAGCAAGTCTTTACCACAGATTTATCAGAAAATGTTGAGAGAAGAATTAAAGGCATCAGGAAAATCAGTGTCATAA
- a CDS encoding 3-deoxy-7-phosphoheptulonate synthase yields the protein MENNQLSNTHIESFQPLLTPDDLKSRLPLTDLAKETVLKCRDEIEKILTFQDRRKFIVVGPCSIHDTKAAIEYSEKLKILADRVKDKLLLIMRVYFEKPRTTVGWKGLINDPDMDDSFHIEKGLCMGRTLLLKIAELGLPIGTEALDPIVPQYISELITWSAIGARTTESQTHREMASGLSMPVGFKNGTDGNINVALNALQSAQKPHNFLGINKKGQVSIFKTRGNAYGHVILRGGNGQPNFDAANVKQVEEKLKEANLSPRIVIDCSHGNSSKQYKLQSSVFEKIIQQIVDGNTSIVGMMLESNLYEGHQQIPSDREQLQYGVSVTDGCIGWQETEEIILAAHKNLK from the coding sequence ATGGAAAACAATCAATTATCTAATACTCACATTGAAAGTTTTCAACCCTTGTTAACTCCAGATGATTTGAAATCGAGATTACCTTTAACCGATTTAGCCAAAGAAACAGTTTTGAAATGTAGAGATGAGATAGAAAAAATTCTAACTTTTCAAGACAGAAGAAAGTTCATAGTAGTTGGTCCATGTTCTATCCACGATACAAAAGCAGCAATAGAATATTCAGAAAAACTTAAAATTCTTGCTGATCGAGTAAAGGATAAACTGTTGCTGATCATGAGGGTATATTTTGAAAAACCAAGAACAACAGTAGGATGGAAAGGATTAATTAATGATCCTGATATGGATGATTCTTTCCATATCGAAAAAGGTCTATGCATGGGACGTACCTTACTGCTAAAAATTGCTGAATTGGGATTACCCATCGGTACAGAAGCACTCGATCCTATAGTACCGCAGTACATTAGTGAACTTATTACGTGGTCTGCAATTGGAGCACGCACAACCGAATCACAAACTCATCGCGAAATGGCAAGCGGACTTTCAATGCCAGTGGGTTTTAAAAATGGCACTGATGGTAATATTAATGTGGCTTTGAATGCTCTCCAATCAGCTCAGAAACCTCACAACTTTTTAGGAATTAATAAAAAGGGACAGGTGAGCATCTTCAAAACCAGAGGAAATGCCTACGGTCATGTTATTTTGCGAGGCGGTAATGGTCAGCCTAACTTTGATGCAGCGAATGTCAAACAGGTGGAAGAAAAATTAAAAGAGGCAAATTTATCGCCGAGAATTGTTATCGACTGTAGTCACGGCAATTCAAGTAAACAGTATAAATTACAGAGTTCTGTCTTTGAAAAGATTATTCAACAAATAGTGGATGGTAATACATCAATAGTTGGCATGATGTTGGAATCCAATTTGTATGAAGGTCATCAACAGATTCCTAGCGATCGAGAACAATTACAGTATGGTGTTTCTGTTACAGATGGGTGTATTGGTTGGCAAGAAACAGAAGAAATTATTTTGGCTGCTCACAAAAACCTAAAATAG
- the menH gene encoding 2-succinyl-6-hydroxy-2,4-cyclohexadiene-1-carboxylate synthase, translating into MLSKSKTSEDYQFHYSFSGDPNKPLILFLHGFMGNSHEFEPVIFLICDKFYCLTVDLPGHGETKVLRGDEYYTMPKTAHALISLLDNLKITQCFLVGYSMGGRLALYLALHFPHRFPKVVLESASPGLLTKAERVERVKRDEQIARKLERSVCRNDFAAFVSNWYNQEIFGLLKNHPQFHRLLEVRLQNHPIELAKSLRFMGTGCQPSLWKMLIKNKTPVLLLAGESDEKFIDVNTEMTKICESCQLKVIQTSGHNIHFENVKAFVENIQDFLSKDNI; encoded by the coding sequence ATGCTTTCCAAATCAAAAACTAGTGAAGATTATCAGTTTCACTATTCGTTCAGTGGTGATCCAAATAAACCACTGATTCTTTTTTTGCACGGATTCATGGGAAACAGTCATGAATTTGAGCCAGTAATTTTCTTAATATGTGATAAATTTTACTGCTTGACAGTTGACCTTCCGGGACATGGAGAAACTAAAGTTTTGCGTGGTGATGAGTATTATACAATGCCAAAAACTGCCCATGCCCTCATCAGCTTACTGGATAATTTAAAAATTACCCAATGCTTTTTAGTTGGATATTCAATGGGAGGGAGATTAGCTTTATACCTGGCTCTGCATTTTCCTCACCGTTTTCCTAAAGTTGTTTTGGAATCAGCCTCTCCTGGTTTATTAACAAAAGCAGAACGAGTAGAACGAGTTAAACGTGATGAGCAAATCGCCAGGAAATTAGAAAGAAGTGTTTGCAGAAATGATTTTGCTGCCTTTGTCTCTAATTGGTATAATCAAGAGATTTTTGGCTTGCTTAAAAACCATCCCCAGTTTCATCGCCTTCTAGAAGTCCGGTTGCAAAATCATCCAATTGAGTTAGCTAAATCACTACGGTTTATGGGTACTGGATGTCAACCTTCTTTGTGGAAAATGCTGATAAAAAATAAAACGCCTGTGCTTTTATTAGCAGGGGAATCGGATGAAAAGTTTATAGATGTCAATACAGAGATGACTAAAATTTGTGAATCTTGCCAACTAAAAGTTATTCAGACGTCCGGACATAATATTCATTTTGAAAATGTTAAGGCTTTTGTTGAGAATATTCAAGATTTTTTATCTAAGGATAACATTTGA
- a CDS encoding metal-sensing transcriptional repressor, whose amino-acid sequence MNGSNRSTKQSPPTSQQDEDLLFDDTDKDHTPHIHNHGHSAHAHVHSEESLRRIVNRLSRIEGHVRGIKTMVQQSSPCPDVLLQIAAVRGALDRVARIVLDEHLTECIARAAKEGNIEVELEQLKAALDRFL is encoded by the coding sequence ATGAATGGATCGAACAGATCAACAAAACAATCCCCACCCACATCACAGCAGGATGAGGATTTACTCTTTGACGATACAGACAAAGATCATACACCGCATATTCACAATCATGGACACTCGGCTCATGCTCACGTTCATAGCGAAGAATCTCTCCGGCGAATCGTCAATCGCCTTTCGCGTATAGAAGGGCATGTTCGTGGTATTAAGACAATGGTACAGCAAAGTAGCCCTTGTCCTGATGTTTTACTACAAATTGCTGCAGTGCGGGGAGCACTGGATCGGGTAGCACGGATTGTCTTGGATGAACATTTAACAGAGTGTATAGCAAGAGCTGCAAAAGAAGGCAATATTGAAGTTGAACTCGAACAACTTAAAGCTGCTTTGGATAGGTTTTTATAA